The Burkholderia pyrrocinia genomic sequence GCAGCCTTCTTGCCGTGGTGATGCTCTTCCTGCATCGCCGGCTGAGCGGCTTCGGCCGCTTGTTGCTGCTGCAGCGCCTGTGCGCGCTGCTCGATCTCGGAGATCTTGGCCGGATCGGTAATGGTCTTGATTTCCGTGCTCTCTTGCGCATACGCTGCGCCAGTCAGCGCCGACATCGCTACCAGGATAGCCAGGGACGTCTTCTTCATTGCTTTACCTCCGCTAAGTGGTGATGAACCCGAATGTTGCCGTTTTGTCTGGCGACTGCAAACGAGTGCGTGTCGAGTGTAACAAAAGTGACGGATCAATGTGCGCCGGATCGTGGCGCGACGCAAGGCCGCGTTGAAGTCGCGCAACACTTCGCGCACTTCGTCACGCGCCTGCCATCCTGGGCAGTACTGCCATTCCGCTCCCGTTTTCGCGCAGTCGTCAGAACCATCCGAGCCATCGGTAGACGTGGAATTGCGCGATGCCGACCAGCTCGTGCAGCGCCTGCTCGGCGTTGGCCACGTTGCGCCAGCGTGGCAGCCAGCCTGTTTGCGCACGCCGGCGATTCGCATAAACGGGCTGCGGATCGATGCCGAATCGGCGGAAATCGAGCAGGGCACGGCGCATCTGATACGACGAGGTGACGAGAATGCGTGCGTCGTCATACTGTGGGCGTAGTATAGACGCAGTGAATTTCGCGTTTTCGTAGGTTGTGCGGCTGTTCGGTTCGAGAACGAGGTCGCCGGGGGCGACGCCTTCCTCGATGAGCTGGCGGCCGTATACGGCTGCCTCGGTTTCGCCGTGATGCTGCGGGTCGCCGCCCGACATCAATACGGTGCAGCGCTCGGCCTGCTGCCGGCACACGCGATAAAGCGCCGCCACCTTGTGGATGCGCGCGATGCCATCGGGCGGCGGCTGCAGCCCGGAGTCGGTGCGGCGCGTGCCGGTGCCGAGCAGAATCAGCGTGGTTCGCCCATGCATGTCCGGGTGCTCGACCGGCACGACGCCCGCCTCGCTCCACGCGATCAGCGGCGCGGTGAGCCAGCCTGTCGCGAGCAGCCAGAACAGCGCAACGGCGGCGATCGAGATGACTCGTCGCCGCTTGCGGCAGAGCATGAAACAGATGAAGAGAAGTACAAATGAATCGAACAGAATCAATTTGATTGGGGTATGGTGTCTTTTTATGGACGGCTGACGATCCGGCCCTGAAGCGACGCCGAACGTCGGCCTCCAGAATCGGTGGCGGTATCGGCGGGCGGAGACCCTGCCCGGCGCACCGCTTCGCATTGTCGCTGCACTTTAAGAAAGAATCGAGATGGCCACGTATTCCAACGAAGCGGTGCTCGACGCATTGAGACGAGTGCAGTACCGCCAGGTACCGTGGGCACGCCGCCCGGGCGTGTTCGAGTATCTCCGTTCGCTCGGGCTGATGGACACGGTCAGGCAGAAGACCGTTGCCCCCGCGCCGGGTTTTCACGCACCGGTGGACATCGCCGTGCTGACCGACAGTGGTCGAGCCGAATTTTCGCGCCTCGAGCGCGACGAGAAATTACTTTCCTGGACCGATCGCCGCATGGACGACTACGCATTGAGCGAAGCCAGCGCCGTGGCGATTCTCGAAAGCCGCCTGTAGCGGCGGACCATCCGCCTCGGGCGTCGCCGCGCAAGCCGGCGACGTCAAAAAAAAGCCCGTATCGCGAGGATACGGGCGTACCGGATACTTTTGCTGTTGCCACGCTGTGCTCATGGCAACGATGTGACTCGTCGCATGCGGCGCAGTTCCCGAAAGCGGGCATTTTCTTCGACGATATCCTGAAATTGGCAGGACTACGGATGACGCGGCATGTCGGACGGCTGCGAGCCGATGCGCGCACGCGCATTGCTGGCGATGTCGCCGCGCAGGTCGCCGCGCGGCACGGTTTGCCGGCCGGACGGGGCTGCAGACGGCGGCTGGCGGAGAGTATTGCGGTGATCCTGCTGGCGATGAGGCGGTTTTGCGCGATCGTCGGCGTGAGCTGGAGCGGTCAGCGCCAGGGAAATGACAATGCCGCATGCGACGAGCAGTGACATTGGTCTCATGGCGGGGCTCCCTTCAAGCCGTCGGTGCGGCCTGTTGATATTTCGCTAAGGTAAGCGTGGGAGTGCAGGCTTGCTGTAAATATTGGTAAATAGTTGTATCGCGGCACGACAACGGTATTCGACAGCAACGCAGGCGTCGCGAAAAGATCGCGTCGCGGAAAGAAACCGGGCGGCCGAAGCCGCCCGATCGAGCATTCGTTACGCCATCTTGACGGGGGCGCGCCAGGATTCCGGATTGGTCCAGAAGGCGCCGCGCAGCCGGTCGCGGCTCGGCGGTGCGGGCGGCTTCGCGGCGCTTGCGCCGATGCGCCCGCGCAGCGAGATCTGCCGGCCGCTCGTGCCGAGTCGCTTCACGATTTCGGCGAGCGTGCCATCCGCCTGCCATTCGTCGAAGCGACGGCGGCAGGTCGGCGGCGACGGATAGCGGCCCGGCAGCTTCGACCAGCCTTCACCCGTCGACAGCACCCACAACACGGCGTTTACCACCGAGCGTGCTTCCACTCGGGGGCGGCCGCGCCGCTCACTCCGTGCGGGTTCCGAGCAAAACAGACCTTCGACCAGCGCCCACTCGTTATCTCTCAAATCGTCGAACAGCATCATGTCCTCACCTCAGCGAAGCTAACTCCGGTGCGCTGCCCTGCGCCGCGCACTCTTCAAGCACTCGATCGTCGAGTGCCGGGTGGGGGCGTCCGGTTGGCCGGCAGCGGCGTTTCTGCCTTTCCATCCGACGAAACCTACGCCCTGTGCGCCAGGTAATGCACGAAGCGTGCCACGTCGGAGGCGAATCCCTCGAGAGCCGCTTGGCAGCGAGCTAACGGCTAAGTCAGCTAGGGGCGTATAAGACGCCAAAATAACCCGCCAGCAAATCGGGACAATCACCAATCTTGTGCAGTTCGCCCGTGCTGCGTGCGTTTGCTTGTGTATTGCACCGCAGCGAAACATGTGCGACCGGTGCCGGATTCGCGCATCGAAGCCGGATTCACGCATTAAAATCGTGCATCGATATCGACGATTGATGAGGTCAGGAGATGAACGTCACGCTGCGCCAGCTTCGCGTATTCATCGAGGTAGCGCGGCTCAAGAGCTTCAGTCGCGCGGGCGACGAGATCGGGCTCACGCAGTCCGCGGTCAGCCGCTGCGTGCGGGAGCTCGAGGCCGAGCTTGGGCTGAAGTTGATCGACCGCACGACGCGCGACGTGCAACTCACCGACGTCGGCGCGAACCTGATCGCGAGCGTGTCGCGTCTGATCGACGATCTCGACGACACGCTGCGCGAGATTCGCGAGATCGGCGAGCAGCGCCGCGGGCGCGTGATCGTCGCGGCGAGCCCGACGATCGCCTGCAGGCTGATGCCGCGCGTGGTTGCATCGTGCGAGCGCCAGTTTCCGTTCGTGACGCTTGGCCTGCGAGACGACGTGCAGAGCGACGTGCTGCGCAAGGTGAAGTCGAGCGAAGTCGATTTCGGCGTCGTGATCGGGCCGCTTACGGTCGCCGATCTCGTCTGCGAACCGCTGATGACCGATTCGTTTTGCCTCGTCGCGCGTGCCGATCATCCGCTCGCGGCGCGTTCCGAGGTGCCGTGGACGGCGCTGGACGGCGAGCGCCTCGTGCTCCTCGATCACGCGTCGGGAAGCCGGCCGCTGATCGATGCCGCGCTGGCCGCCCATCATGTCAATGCGACGGTGATGCAGGAACTCGGGCATTCGGCGACCGTGTTCGGGCTCGTCGAGGCCGGCGTCGGCGTGAGCGTGCAGCCGTGGCTGTCGCTGCCGCTGCCGACCGGCTCGACACTCGTCGCGCGGCCGCTCACGCCGCGCACCGAGCGCACGGTCGAACTGGTGCGCCGCCGCGACCGGTCGTTGTCGCCCGCGGCGCAGGCGATCTGGGAACTCGTGCGGCAGATGCCGGCGAGGGCGGAAGACCTCGACTGACGTGCGCGGAAGCGACGCGGCCCGGCTTGCGGGCCGGTACACTACGTGGATCGTGTTCCTGGGCGGTGGTTCTCGATGACGCATTCCGCAGGTTTTTCCCCGACGACCGACGAGCCGGCGGCGCGCGCCGCGGTGCACGCGCTGCGTCCGTCGCTGATCCGTGAGGTGGCGAACGCCGGCTTCGGCGTGCCGGACATGCTGCCGTTCTGGTTCGGCGAGTCCGACCGCGTGACGCCGGATTTCATCCGCGACGCCGCGGCCGCGGCGCTGCGCGACGGCGCGACCTTCTACACGCACAACCTCGGCACTGCGCCGCTGCGCGACGCGATTGCGGCCTACGTGAGCGCGCGTCATGGTGCGACGGCGGCCGACACGGTCGCCGTGACGAGTTCGGGCGTGAACGCGCTGATGCTGGCCGCGCAGATGCTGGTCGGCCCGGGCGAGCGTGTCGTCGAGGTCACGCCGCTGTGGCCGAATCTCGTCGAGATTCCGAAGATCCTCGGCGCGCAGGTCGAATGCGTGCCGCTCGGCTATGGCGACGCGGGCTGGCAGCTCGATGTCGACCGGCTGCTCGACGCGCTGACGCCCGATACGCGGATGCTGCTGGTCAACTCGCCGAACAATCCGACCGGCTGGACGATGTCGCGCGACGATCAGCGGGCCGTGCTTGCCCATTGTCGGCGTCACGGCATCTGGCTGGTCGCCGACGAGGTGTACGAACGGCTTGCGTTCGGCGACGGCGGCGCGCCGTCGTTCCTCGATATCGCATCGCGCGATGAGCGGGTCGTTGTCGTGAATTCGTTCTCGAAGGCATGGGCGATGACGGGCTGGCGGCTGGGATGGCTCATTGCGCCGGCATCGGTGATGGGCGATCTGTCGAAGCTCGTCGAATACAACACGTCGTGCGCGCCGGGCTTCGTGCAGGCCGCGGGCGAGGTCGCGCTGCGCGACGGCGAGCCGTTCGTGCGGTCGTTCGTCGCGGCGCTGCGCGAAGCGCGCGATCACCTGGTCGCCGCGCTGCGGACGCTGCCGGGCGTCGAGGTGCCGCCTCCACCGGGCGCGATGTACCTGTTCCTGCGCCTGCCGGGCGCGGCCGACAGTCTCGCGTTCTGCAAGACGCTGGTGCGCGATGCGGGGCTCGGCCTCGCGCCCGGGCGGGCATTCGGCCCGGAGGGGGAAGGATTCGTGCGCTGGTGCTACGCATGCGATCCGGCACGACTCGACGCGGGCGTCGAGCGGCTGCGCCGGTTCCTCGCGCACGGCGCGGTTGCCCGCTGAAGCAGGGCCGGAGCGGGCGCGGCGCACTGGCGGCGGGCCGATCTGCTCATCTTTACGCACCGGGCAATTTTGCGTAATATGGCGCTCAGTCACGCGGTTCCGTCGTTGAGCCGTGCTGTTCCGTCCGGTTTGGGCCTGGCCTGAAGTTGGTTCGCCGCCCCCGGTTCGTGCTCCCATCAATATGACCGATCAGAATCGGGCGAGCGCGTCTTCCGTTCCTTTCGTCTGTTTGTTGATCCGGTTCGTTTGACCACAGGGTCTGGCCTAGCTGCATGAATACCCAAGAGGCGAAGATCGTCCTCGAGACTGCTTTGATCTGCGCGCAGGAACCGCTGAAACTCGGCGATTTGCGCAAGCTCTTTGCCGACGGCGTGTCGGCTGACACGGTCCGCACGTTGCTCGAAGATCTGAAACAGGATTGGTCCGGCCGCGGCGTCGAACTGGTGGCGCTGGCGACCGGATGGCGCTTCCAGAGCAAGCCGGCGATGCGTCACTATCTGGATCGCCTGCATCCCGAGAAGCCGCCGAAATATTCGCGCGCGGTGCTCGAAACGCTCGCGATCATCGCGTACCGGCAACCCGTCACGCGCGGCGACATCGAAGAGATTCGCGGCGTCACGGTCAATACGCAGGTGGTCAAGCAACTCGAGGATCGCGGCTGGATCGAGGTGATCGGTCATCGTGACGTGCCGGGGCGTCCGGCGCTGTATGCGACGACCAAGCAGTTCCTCGACGATCTCGGCCTGAAGGCGCTCGACGAGCTGCCGGCGCTCGAGGAGCCGGCAGCGAACATCGAGGCCGCGCTGCTTGCGCAGCACGCAATGGACTTCGACGGCGCCGTACCGGTTGCCGACGACACGCCGCAAGCCGGTGACGCAGCAGACGACGTGCCGCAGGCGCAGGCGGATGAAGCGTCCGCCGGCCAATTGGCCGAATTGCCGGGGGATGCCGCGACCGATGTCGCGTCGACGCAGGAAATGCCGAACCGCGATACGCTCGATGCTGATCGCCGGCAAACGGAACAAACGGAACAGGTTGGCGCCGAAGCAGTGCCGACCGATGTGCAGCCCGAGCCGCTGCGCGCGGATCGGAGCGAGGAAGATCGCAAGCCGGCCGCCGAAGCGGCTGCCGGAGACGGAGCGGAAGCGGCCGGCGACATGCCCGGCGAGGTTGGCCAGGCCGACGCCTCCCGTTCCCGTCCCGCGGACGGCGAGATGCTGGACGACACGTCCGACAGTCTCGCCGATGCCGTACGAAGCGCCAGTGCGCCCATCGGCGCCGACGCGCTGCCGGACGACGAAGCAGAACCCGAACAGCGTCGCGCCTGAACGCGGCCAACTTCTTGCCGCGCCCGCGCCGGGCGCGAGACCTGACATTTTGAGGTTGTTTTGACAGATATCCACGATATTGAATCGTCCGCGCCTGCCGTGCAGGCAGCGCGTGCCGACGATGCACCGGAGCAGGACGCTTCGGCCGCGGGTGGCGACGAGCGTCCCCGCCGCGGTCTGCGGCGAGGCCCGCGCAGCCTGATCGCGCGGCGTCGCGCGGCGGCCAAGTCGAAGGGCGCCGAAGGCGAGCCGCAGGGCGGCGAAGGCGCGGACGCGCAGCCGGCCGAGGCCGTCGAAGCGCAGCCCGCGCGCGCACCGCGCAAGGAAGGCGCCGCCAAGGGCGGCCGCAAGCCGGCCGGCAAGCGCGAAGGCGCTGCCAAGGGCGGCCAGGGTGCACAAGGCGGCCAGGGCGGCCAAGGCCGCCGTGGCGGCGCACCGAAGGCTGAAGGCAGCCCGGCCAAGGCGGAGGGCGATGCGTCCCAGGACGAACTGTTCGCATACGTGACGTCGCCCGCATTCGACGCGGACAACTCCGCGGGCGGCAGCGGCGTGCGTGCGCCGATGCTGCGTCGCGGCCGCAGCCAGCCGGCGAACAAGCGCGTGCTGTCGCCGGACGACGACGCGCCGAAGCTGCACAAGGTGCTGGCGGAAGCGGGGATGGGCTCGCGTCGCGAAATGGAAGAGCTGATCGTCGCCGGCCGCGTGTCGGTGAACGGCGAGCCCGCGCACATCGGCCAGCGCATCATGCCGACCGACCAGGTGCGGATCAACGGCAAGCCGGTCAAGCGCAAGCTGCCGAACAAGCCGCCGCGCGTGCTGCTGTACCACAAGCCGACGGGCGAAATCGTCAGCCATGCGGATCCGGAAGGCCGTCCGTCGGTGTTTGACCGCCTGCCGCCGATGAAGACGGCGAAATGGCTTGCGGTGGGCCGCCTCGACTTCAATACCGAAGGTCTGCTGATGCTGACGACGTCGGGCGACCTCGCGAACCGCTTCATGCATCCGCGCTACAGCGTCGAGCGTGAGTACGCGGTGCGGGTGGTCGGCGAGCTCACCGAAGGCAACCGGCAAAAGCTGCTGCACGGCGTCGAGCTGGACGACGGCCCCGCCAATTTCCTGCGCATCCGCGATGGCGGCGGCGAAGGCACGAACCA encodes the following:
- a CDS encoding YdcF family protein; protein product: MILFDSFVLLFICFMLCRKRRRVISIAAVALFWLLATGWLTAPLIAWSEAGVVPVEHPDMHGRTTLILLGTGTRRTDSGLQPPPDGIARIHKVAALYRVCRQQAERCTVLMSGGDPQHHGETEAAVYGRQLIEEGVAPGDLVLEPNSRTTYENAKFTASILRPQYDDARILVTSSYQMRRALLDFRRFGIDPQPVYANRRRAQTGWLPRWRNVANAEQALHELVGIAQFHVYRWLGWF
- a CDS encoding LysR family transcriptional regulator, translated to MNVTLRQLRVFIEVARLKSFSRAGDEIGLTQSAVSRCVRELEAELGLKLIDRTTRDVQLTDVGANLIASVSRLIDDLDDTLREIREIGEQRRGRVIVAASPTIACRLMPRVVASCERQFPFVTLGLRDDVQSDVLRKVKSSEVDFGVVIGPLTVADLVCEPLMTDSFCLVARADHPLAARSEVPWTALDGERLVLLDHASGSRPLIDAALAAHHVNATVMQELGHSATVFGLVEAGVGVSVQPWLSLPLPTGSTLVARPLTPRTERTVELVRRRDRSLSPAAQAIWELVRQMPARAEDLD
- the rluB gene encoding 23S rRNA pseudouridine(2605) synthase RluB produces the protein MTDIHDIESSAPAVQAARADDAPEQDASAAGGDERPRRGLRRGPRSLIARRRAAAKSKGAEGEPQGGEGADAQPAEAVEAQPARAPRKEGAAKGGRKPAGKREGAAKGGQGAQGGQGGQGRRGGAPKAEGSPAKAEGDASQDELFAYVTSPAFDADNSAGGSGVRAPMLRRGRSQPANKRVLSPDDDAPKLHKVLAEAGMGSRREMEELIVAGRVSVNGEPAHIGQRIMPTDQVRINGKPVKRKLPNKPPRVLLYHKPTGEIVSHADPEGRPSVFDRLPPMKTAKWLAVGRLDFNTEGLLMLTTSGDLANRFMHPRYSVEREYAVRVVGELTEGNRQKLLHGVELDDGPANFLRIRDGGGEGTNHWYHVALAEGRNREVRRMFEAAGLMVSRLIRTRHGPIPLPRGLKRGRWEELDDAQVRKLMATVGLKAPSEEKGKRGGAGQAERRQPDPMLTSMGFISREPVLTTHGQLDQPRRGGGRRGGPGLPGLSGYGSLPVAPSGYGNRAGGGRDGNRSGGGGRDGNRAGGGRDVDGNRASYGAGPKREGPAGGKRGGGKGGNRNPNGNRPEGAGNGGGPRGGSPRPQRSRTRSR
- a CDS encoding pyridoxal phosphate-dependent aminotransferase, coding for MTHSAGFSPTTDEPAARAAVHALRPSLIREVANAGFGVPDMLPFWFGESDRVTPDFIRDAAAAALRDGATFYTHNLGTAPLRDAIAAYVSARHGATAADTVAVTSSGVNALMLAAQMLVGPGERVVEVTPLWPNLVEIPKILGAQVECVPLGYGDAGWQLDVDRLLDALTPDTRMLLVNSPNNPTGWTMSRDDQRAVLAHCRRHGIWLVADEVYERLAFGDGGAPSFLDIASRDERVVVVNSFSKAWAMTGWRLGWLIAPASVMGDLSKLVEYNTSCAPGFVQAAGEVALRDGEPFVRSFVAALREARDHLVAALRTLPGVEVPPPPGAMYLFLRLPGAADSLAFCKTLVRDAGLGLAPGRAFGPEGEGFVRWCYACDPARLDAGVERLRRFLAHGAVAR
- the scpB gene encoding SMC-Scp complex subunit ScpB; amino-acid sequence: MNTQEAKIVLETALICAQEPLKLGDLRKLFADGVSADTVRTLLEDLKQDWSGRGVELVALATGWRFQSKPAMRHYLDRLHPEKPPKYSRAVLETLAIIAYRQPVTRGDIEEIRGVTVNTQVVKQLEDRGWIEVIGHRDVPGRPALYATTKQFLDDLGLKALDELPALEEPAANIEAALLAQHAMDFDGAVPVADDTPQAGDAADDVPQAQADEASAGQLAELPGDAATDVASTQEMPNRDTLDADRRQTEQTEQVGAEAVPTDVQPEPLRADRSEEDRKPAAEAAAGDGAEAAGDMPGEVGQADASRSRPADGEMLDDTSDSLADAVRSASAPIGADALPDDEAEPEQRRA